Within the Medicago truncatula cultivar Jemalong A17 chromosome 4, MtrunA17r5.0-ANR, whole genome shotgun sequence genome, the region ACAAACGCATTGtggaaatgaaaaagaaaaccaTATGGTGAAGTTTCTCACTGTTTCTGGTAGCCGACGAGAGATTTTGGAAACGTTTTCCGGGAAGAAGAATAGTTCAATGAATCAACGATTTGATGTAGGAGCTTCGTTTTCGTTGTTTTTGAGCGTGACTAATGTCATGCTGGTTAATACACaaacgtgagttaagtcacacaGGGGTATTTTGGGAAGTTCGGTTGAGAGGGAGCGATTCTTGTTGGGAGAAGAACAACACTCCTTGAATTAACCGCACCTCATACTCAAACCgcgaccttttttttttttttgagatgttTTTATCTGGCATTATTTAGATTCAACCCCTGACTTAAaagatgaatattatttttattatattctaaTTTTCATTACCAACCTTGGTCGATAAATTATATTGTTTCAATTAAAGTGTGGGTGGTTAAACTCACATTTGATACAACCGGATTAAATGAAGAataaataagagagaaaaattataTCTTCTAAGATAAATTGGATAAAGTTTTGGGGTCAAGATCTCTCTGGATACTCTCTATACTCTACAAAGtatatcaaagtaaaaaaaatatttaaataaataaataaaaattgccTAGATAAAATAACACTTTTCTTTGTCAAAAGAAAGTAACACTTTGTTTGATTAGATGCAAAAATAGAGGACTCAATGACAATACAATTACAAGGGGAAATTGGTTTGTAAACCTATTCAATGGCAATTGTTACTCCGTGTCTTGTGGGGGAAAAAATGGTACCATAACTGAATTGTATTTCAATGACACTGTCTCTTTCCAATGCTTAAATAAAATATCCATAAAAGTAGTTGATAGCCAAATCTTGAAACGGTTAATAATAATGCATCAAAAGTTTTGACTATTATGCACCTGTATTAGCCGTAAAATAATTGTACCAAATGAGTACAACAACTAATTAGAATCCATGCATTATAAGAGTCAAAAGACATTCTATGATTTTAACTCTAAGTGCACTTTGCTTCTAACCCCACGCTATAAAAGCAGCTCTAATTTTTCTATAACTACATAACATTAGCCCATCATTTGGCACAACCACCACAATTCTCTCCATCtatctcacaaaaaaaaatcaacaaaatgtatcaagaaaagACAATTATCACACTTCTCATGATATTCCTAGCTTCATTATTCATATGCAATGGCTCTTACATAGTGGAACCACATCATCAAGCCAATGTTGAACGTTACTACCATGTACATGATGGTAGATTgatcaaaacaaaacatcaaCATTTTGGTCACATAACTAGGACCAATAGAGATACACTTTTCTCTTCAAAGTCTCAAGGAATGGTAAGTGTTGATGACTTTGGAGCAAGAGCAGATGGAAGAGATGATTGGGAggtaataaataacaataacataTGGTaacaaaaattggaaaatttattatgttaattcactAGCAACAACATTCTCAAAATTTCTcactttttcatttcatttaatttatccTTTAAGGCATTTAAGAAGGCATGGAATGAAGCATGTTCTAAAGGGTATGTCCTTGTGGTACCCAAAAATAGGATATATCGTCTCAAGCCAATAACTTTTTCAGGTCCATGTCAACCAAATACTGCCTTTATGGTGAGTCTTACACTATAAGAATTCTCTTTATTAGGgatcaattaaaatttcattactAAATTATTTAGACCCTCGGTAATTAATGACGGTCTAAACCCTCAGAAATGCAACAAAAACCCTCAATAACATTGCTGACGAAATAAATCCTCAATAATTCAGATAATTAAGTTAATGATGGATAAATCCGCCAGTACTGCAATTGACAAATCTGCCTTAGATTAGTTCACAAAGTAAAGCTTAGTGAGACACTCAattagatagtttttttttctccttataccatgttcaaaatcaattcattgtaattgttttattttcccAATTCATCATGTTAGCTCTATGGAACAATTGAAGCATGGTCTCAAATGTCAGCATATGAAGAAGATAGGCAACACTGGATTGTGTTTGATAGTGTCTCAAATTTCAAAGTTGATGGTGGTGGCACTTTCAATGGCAATGGGAAAAAATGGTGGGAAAACTCCTGCAAATATTCCAACAATAACCTTGTAAGTTTTTGTAccttttttcttccaattttcatttattatattttcttttaagctaaattatgaaaaatacttgAGAGAGGAAAAGAATGATTTCAAATTTTgaccttaatttatttattttccctCTTCTTGTTGATCACAGCCATGCAATGATGAACCAAGACCAACTGTAAGATCATATTCTTCAAACCATAAACTTTTACAagtatttattttctaattgattcatactttaatggaaaataaatttatgtagGCGGTGACATTCTATGATTGCAAAAATTTGAAAGTAAAGAATCTAAGGTTCAAAGATTCACAACAAATGCATGTAGTATTTGAGAGATGCTTCAATGTGTTTGTTTCGAATTTGATTGTGAGAGCGCCAGAGGATAGTCCCAACACCGATGGAATTCATGTTGCcgaaacacaaaatattgaCATAATAAATTGTGATATTGGGACAGGTATGCATAAGCCATGaacatcaaaaataaaatttatttactaAATACATTCAAttggattttaatttttattacaattttttttttttgttgaaggtgATGATTGTATTTCGATAGTTAGTGGATCCAAAAATGTTCGAGCTATAGATATCACTTGCGGACCAGGACATGGGATCAGGTTTCattgttatatttatattaatctttatttaattcttagatagagttttgttttgatcaatttttaggagattgattaaaaaaaaaatttttaggGAAGGTtgattaaaacttaaaagttgAGATTGGGAGAAGATGCTAGTCACTATTGATCTCAAAAATTAAGATGCAAAAGAtaatttcaacatatttttttgcgggaaacaatttcaacatatataaaaaaggGTAATGCAATCCGGTACCCCATGGAGTACTAGTTAAGGAAGCCAAAAGaggaaatttt harbors:
- the LOC11444474 gene encoding polygalacturonase, with protein sequence MYQEKTIITLLMIFLASLFICNGSYIVEPHHQANVERYYHVHDGRLIKTKHQHFGHITRTNRDTLFSSKSQGMVSVDDFGARADGRDDWEAFKKAWNEACSKGYVLVVPKNRIYRLKPITFSGPCQPNTAFMLYGTIEAWSQMSAYEEDRQHWIVFDSVSNFKVDGGGTFNGNGKKWWENSCKYSNNNLPCNDEPRPTAVTFYDCKNLKVKNLRFKDSQQMHVVFERCFNVFVSNLIVRAPEDSPNTDGIHVAETQNIDIINCDIGTGDDCISIVSGSKNVRAIDITCGPGHGISIGSLGADNSEAEVSNVVVNRAALTGTTNGVRIKTWQGGSGYARNIKFMNIKMQNVTNPVIIDQYYCDQTEPCQERNKAVQLSQVLYQNIRGTSASEIAIKFNCSRSVPCREIYLQDVILEPEGGGGTTATCENVRYVNRGKFYPQCSPQ